In the Theobroma cacao cultivar B97-61/B2 chromosome 1, Criollo_cocoa_genome_V2, whole genome shotgun sequence genome, one interval contains:
- the LOC18612756 gene encoding UBX domain-containing protein 1, which produces MQTQREVPVMEVKMKLLGELEAVGFPRARAVRALHHSGNTSLDAAVNWLIDHENDADIDQMPLVAINLDIESPQPSDITEAIKIKEQELRDRVRIRKEEEEKKSERERKKERIRAGKAFLQAKRIAEENEQQRLLALRKAEKEEERRAREKVLQKLEVDKLERKRAHGLPLESRAVKPSGPIIQEKKSSLPVKSVQKDEPMRECLRSLKHTYKDDHARVKRAFQTLLIYVRNVARMPDEEKFRKIRLGNPHFQERVGSLKGGIEFLELCGFERSEGSDFLIFPRDKVDIEVLNSAGSLLGSAITNPFFGLFEKMRED; this is translated from the exons ATGCAGACCCAGCGAG AAGTTCCTGTTATGgaagtaaaaatgaaattgcTTGGAGAACTTGAAGCAGTCGGATTCCCTCGCGCCCGAGCAGTTCGAGCACTTCATCATTCAG GTAATACTAGCCTTGACGCTGCTGTAAATTGGCTCATTGATCACGAGAATGATGCAGACATTGATCAGATGCCCTTG GTAGCAATAAACTTGGATATTGAGTCGCCTCAGCCATCTGATATCACAGAagcaataaaaattaaagaacagGAACTAAG GGATCGAGTTCGCataaggaaagaagaagaagaaaagaaaagtgaaagagaacgGAAGAAG GAAAGGATTCGTGCAGGTAAAGCATTCCTTCAAGCAAAGAGAATTGCAGAGGAAAATGAACAACAACG CCTTTTAGCCTTGCGAAAAGCGGAGAAGGAGGAAGAGAGAAGGGCAAGGGAGAAAGTGCTTCAGAAATTAGAAGTGGATAAG TTAGAAAGAAAGCGAGCACATGGATTGCCACTTGAAAGCCGAGCTGTGAAACCATCTGGACCTAttatacaagaaaaaaag AGTTCTTTGCCTGTTAAGTCCGTTCAAAAGGATGAGCCCATGAGAGAATGTCTACGGTCTCTGAAGCACACTTACAAG GATGATCATGCCAGAGTTAAAAGGGCATTCCAAACCCTATTGATTTATGTCCGAAATGTTGCAAGGATGCCTGATGAGGAAAAGTTCAGGAAGATTCGACTTGGTAACCCACACTTCCAG GAGAGGGTTGGGAGCCTGAAAGGAGGGATTGAGTTTCTTGAGCTTTGTGGGTTTGAGAGAAGTGAAGGGAGCGACTTCTTGATTTTTCCTCGCGACAAGGTCGATATAGAAGTGCTTAACTCAGCTGGTTCTCTGTTAGGATCTGCAATCACAAATCCCTTCTTTGGTCTTTTCGAAAAGATGAGAGAAGATTAA